In Hugenholtzia roseola DSM 9546, the sequence CTGTCTAATCTGTGTCGTCTGTGTTCTGAAAAATAGAGAACGCGGATTTAAAGGATTTTACAGAAAAAAAACAGGTTTTTATTTGAAAAATTTTAAAATCAAACGCCATGATAGCAGTTCAGAATACCTTAGTCAGCGACGATTTGGCAGAAAAGCACTTTGTCTGTGATTTGAAAAAATGCAAAGGTGCTTGTTGTGTGCAAGGCGACATGGGTGCGCCCCTAACCGAATCGGAATTGGCAGAGTTGGAAGCGGCTTTTCCCCACTTCAAAGACGAGCTTTCACCCGAAGGCTTGGAGGCGATTGCCGAACAAGGCTTGTACCTACACGACGAGGAAGGCGATTGGAGTACGCCCTTAGTTGGCGAAGGAGGCAAGTGCGCCTATGTTGTTTTTGATGAAAAGGGAACGGCTCTTTGCGGCATCGAGCGTGCTTTTTTGGCAGGCAAAATCAATTTTCGCAAGCCCATTTCTTGCTATCTCTACCCTGTGCGCATTACGGTCTATTCGAGCTATGAAGCCGTTAATTACGACAAATGGGATATTTGCAGTGCCGCTTGCAGTTTGGGTAAAGAATTGGGTGTGGAATTATACAAGTTTTTAAAAGAACCCTTGATACAGAAATACGGCGCGGCTTGGTATCAGGAATTGGTGGAAAAAATTGAGGCAGAGAAGTAGTTTATTTAATAATTTTTAGAAAAATAATATTTTTTTATCTTTTACTTTTTCTGTAAAAGCTTCGTTCGTACCTATTAACCGCGCTTGCTCGACACTTTTTTTCCCGATAGGGATTAGTAAAATGGTGTCATTTTTTTGAAACTCCTCCTGTAAGGATTCTAAATAAGTTTGAATTTCGGTAAAAATAGAAACGGAGCTTTGGGCTAAAAATACAGACTTCTGAATCCGCTGACAACCCTTTTCCTCCAAATATTTGGCAATATGGGTGCGTGTTCGGTCTTGGGTAATGTCGTACAAAATGAGATAGCGCATAAAGGTTATTTTTTACAAAAGTTTTCTTACAATGACAATAATAATCAGAAACAACAAAATTATTGTTAAAATAACAACTACGGGCATTAAAATATCGGAGTAGCTAAAACGTTTTTCTATTCCGTCTTCGGTTTCGTAAGATTTGCGTTTTCGTTTGGGCTTTTCTACCTCATCTGCAATTCCATTGACAACCTCTTTGGCTATTTTTTCAGCTTCTTCGGGAGTAATTTCTATCAATTCAGAGGGTGGAATGGCAGGCAGGTTATCGCCATAAGCCTCATATACGCTCACATCTGCATAAAGCCAATACTTCACGCCTTTATGACCTGCACAACTACCTGCGCCTGTCGTATTTCGCTTCACACCATCTCTACATATACAGCCAACACGTTTTTTATCGTGCAAATCCTCTGCTAAAAGCGAAAGAGGTAGAAGCAAGAAGAAAAGAACGAATAAAACAGTTTTTAAATTATTAGTATTTTTCATATTGTTTAATAAATGATTATTTTTTTTCGGATAGCTTCAAAAAAAGTTGTGCCAAAGCCTGCGCCTCCAAACGAATGTGTGCCAAGCGCGTTCTATTGACTTTATTTTTAGGTACAATTTCTTGGAAATATTCATGTAGTTGTTGTACTAAAATGCGTTTTCCATCTGTTTGTAACCAAATCCCTTCACCTTCGGGGTTAGGGCGAAAATGTCCTTCATCAAAGGCATCACGTATACATAAGCGAACAACTACGGTATCTACCCAAATGCGATACCGCTCTATTAAATCAAACGCAAGGGTAGGAACTTGCCCATACTGGTCAGCATGCAAAATACCCAAAGCAGGGTCTAAACCCACTTGTATCAAAGCCCCCTGCACTATCGGGTACAACATACCATAGCCGTAATTAAGCAAGCAATTAAACTTATCAAGCGCAGGGCGAGTACGCTCCCTAAACTGATATTTATGTGGTAGAACATATCCCAAAGCAGAAAAGTAGATACGAGAAGCATTGCCTTCTAAACCCCTAAATTGGTCTTTCCAAGTTTGGTCTTTTCGAGGCATTTTCCAAGTATTGATATTTTCAAATGCTACCAAACTTTCCTCTAATTGTTTGATAGAATCTTGCAAGCGCGAAAAAGTGGTATCGCCGTTGATTAGATTTCCCGAATAAGCAATCTGAATAAGTAAGTTTTTTTGGTTCGTTATTTTTTCACAAAGCGTCTGACGCAGCCACTCTATTATCTTGTGGTGGTTATGAAAAAATGCTTGATTGCGTCTAATTTTTGGCGTAGAACCAAAAGTATTGTTCCAAACGCGCCCTTTTGCTGTTCCAGCATGGTCGATAAAAACTACTTCAATTTCTTTTTGGAGGGCAAGCATAAGCGCATCTGTGGTTACTAACGTGCCTGTGGATAAAAAAATAATCTCCACTTCTTGGGGCGCAATTCGGCGTGTAACCTCTTCTATTCGCACCTCAAACATATTTTGGTGACGTTTCAAATACGCGCCCTTTGTGTGTATAATAAGTTGCATGAAGTTTGTAGCTTTTATAATGCTGGCAAGATACAAAAGAATAAAATAGATAGCAATAGCTTTCTATTAAATTTTTAAAAATATTTTCTCAAACTCTCCTTTCCTGCATTGAGGTCAGTACGACCAAAAGACGAAAAAATAGCGACAAAAAAGCCGCTGCCACGCCAAGAATGAAATTTGTGTTTTTTCATGTAAGGTCTTTGTTGTACTTTTACGGTTTGAAATCGTGCCTCTTGGCTTTTATCTTCCCTTTTCCCTAACGCATCTTACTGTTTCTATTTCCAGAAAAAAATACAATCTATGAAATTATCCCCTTTATTTTGGATTTTCGGCTTGTTGCTTGCCCTAACCGCAGCCTTTTCGGAGGCGATTGCGCAAAAGAAGCCTACCCAAAAAGAAGAAACCCTACTTGAGGTAGGCAAAGAAAAAGTATCTACCCAAGAGTTTAGCTATGCTTTTGAAAAAAACAACCCTTTGGGCAAAGAAAAAAATCTTTGGCAGGAAGC encodes:
- a CDS encoding DUF3109 family protein; the encoded protein is MIAVQNTLVSDDLAEKHFVCDLKKCKGACCVQGDMGAPLTESELAELEAAFPHFKDELSPEGLEAIAEQGLYLHDEEGDWSTPLVGEGGKCAYVVFDEKGTALCGIERAFLAGKINFRKPISCYLYPVRITVYSSYEAVNYDKWDICSAACSLGKELGVELYKFLKEPLIQKYGAAWYQELVEKIEAEK
- the cas2 gene encoding CRISPR-associated endonuclease Cas2; amino-acid sequence: MRYLILYDITQDRTRTHIAKYLEEKGCQRIQKSVFLAQSSVSIFTEIQTYLESLQEEFQKNDTILLIPIGKKSVEQARLIGTNEAFTEKVKDKKILFF
- the cas1 gene encoding CRISPR-associated endonuclease Cas1; its protein translation is MQLIIHTKGAYLKRHQNMFEVRIEEVTRRIAPQEVEIIFLSTGTLVTTDALMLALQKEIEVVFIDHAGTAKGRVWNNTFGSTPKIRRNQAFFHNHHKIIEWLRQTLCEKITNQKNLLIQIAYSGNLINGDTTFSRLQDSIKQLEESLVAFENINTWKMPRKDQTWKDQFRGLEGNASRIYFSALGYVLPHKYQFRERTRPALDKFNCLLNYGYGMLYPIVQGALIQVGLDPALGILHADQYGQVPTLAFDLIERYRIWVDTVVVRLCIRDAFDEGHFRPNPEGEGIWLQTDGKRILVQQLHEYFQEIVPKNKVNRTRLAHIRLEAQALAQLFLKLSEKK